A genomic segment from Fodinicola acaciae encodes:
- a CDS encoding DEAD/DEAH box helicase, producing the protein MPSAVSELDIAVPDTVPDDLATGPSFADFGLHPQVVEALAGIGYQTPTPIQAATIAPMLAGRDVLGLAQTGTGKTAAFALPILTRLAGERAGRCAPLALVLTPTRELAIQVAEAFGKYAAQLPGFSVLPIYGGAPYPPQLAGLRKGVHVVVGTPGRVMDHMERGSLDLSGLECLVLDEADEMLRMGFAEDVEKVMAATPPTRQVALFSATMPPAIRKIAAEHLNDPADIAIKSRTSTVTTTRQRFWMVNRMHKLDALTRILEVEPYDGMIVFVRTKQATEDLAAKLRTRGFAASAINGDMSQPVREQTIASLRDGRLDILVATDVAARGLDVDRISHVLNYDIPHDTESYVHRIGRTGRAGRSGEAILFVAQRERHMLRSIERTTRQPLEQMALPTVAEVNASRQAKFAKRITEVLRAEDLSAYEALIESYQAEQEVSPVRIAAALARMVHGDAPLLLAEDEEPAQAPRPDRPAAGDTETYRIAIGHTHRVKPGNIVGAITGETGLSGNQIGRIEIHADHSLVDLPAGLSPETLRRLGTARIGSRQLRISRGSHGPRRDARPTPTTRSSKDSRQKKPRHKKAH; encoded by the coding sequence ATGCCTTCCGCTGTTTCTGAGTTAGACATCGCTGTGCCCGACACGGTCCCCGACGATCTCGCCACCGGGCCGTCCTTTGCCGACTTCGGCCTGCATCCACAGGTCGTCGAGGCGCTCGCCGGCATCGGTTACCAGACGCCGACGCCGATCCAGGCCGCCACCATCGCGCCGATGCTGGCCGGCCGTGACGTACTCGGTCTGGCCCAGACCGGCACCGGCAAGACGGCCGCCTTCGCGCTGCCGATCCTGACCCGGCTGGCCGGCGAGCGCGCCGGCCGCTGCGCGCCGCTCGCGCTGGTCCTCACCCCGACCCGCGAGCTGGCTATCCAGGTCGCCGAGGCCTTCGGCAAGTACGCGGCCCAGCTGCCGGGATTCAGCGTGCTGCCGATCTACGGCGGCGCGCCGTATCCGCCGCAGCTCGCCGGCCTGCGCAAGGGCGTACACGTCGTGGTCGGCACTCCCGGCCGCGTGATGGACCATATGGAGCGCGGTTCGCTCGACCTGTCCGGCCTGGAGTGCCTGGTCCTGGACGAGGCCGACGAGATGCTCCGGATGGGCTTCGCCGAGGACGTCGAGAAGGTCATGGCGGCGACCCCGCCGACCCGCCAGGTGGCGCTGTTCTCGGCCACCATGCCGCCGGCCATCCGCAAGATCGCCGCCGAGCACCTCAACGACCCCGCCGACATCGCGATCAAGAGCCGCACGTCCACGGTGACCACCACGCGCCAGCGGTTCTGGATGGTCAACCGGATGCACAAGCTGGACGCGTTGACGCGCATCCTGGAGGTCGAGCCGTACGACGGCATGATCGTCTTCGTCCGCACCAAGCAGGCGACTGAGGACCTGGCCGCCAAGCTGCGCACCCGTGGCTTCGCCGCGTCGGCGATCAACGGCGACATGTCGCAGCCGGTACGTGAGCAGACCATCGCGTCGCTGCGGGACGGCCGCCTCGACATCCTGGTCGCCACCGACGTGGCCGCGCGCGGTCTGGACGTCGACCGGATCAGCCACGTGCTCAACTACGACATCCCGCACGACACCGAGTCCTACGTGCACCGCATCGGTCGCACCGGCCGCGCCGGCCGCTCCGGAGAGGCGATCCTGTTCGTCGCGCAGCGCGAGCGGCACATGCTGCGCTCGATCGAGCGGACGACCCGGCAGCCGCTGGAGCAGATGGCGCTGCCGACCGTCGCCGAGGTCAACGCGAGCCGGCAGGCCAAGTTCGCCAAGCGGATCACCGAGGTGCTGCGGGCCGAGGACCTGTCCGCGTACGAGGCGCTGATCGAGTCCTACCAGGCCGAGCAGGAGGTGTCCCCGGTCCGGATCGCCGCGGCGCTGGCACGGATGGTGCACGGCGACGCGCCGCTGCTGCTGGCCGAGGACGAGGAGCCGGCGCAGGCGCCGCGACCGGACCGGCCTGCGGCAGGCGACACCGAGACCTACCGGATCGCCATCGGCCACACGCATCGGGTCAAGCCAGGCAACATCGTCGGCGCGATCACCGGTGAGACCGGGTTGAGCGGCAACCAGATCGGCCGGATCGAGATCCACGCCGACCACAGCCTGGTCGACCTGCCGGCCGGCCTGTCGCCGGAGACGCTGCGCCGCCTCGGTACGGCCAGGATCGGCAGCCGCCAGCTGCGGATCAGCCGCGGCTCACACGGCCCGCGCCGCGACGCCCGCCCGACACCGACCACGCGCTCCAGCAAGGACAGCCGCCAGAAGAAGCCACGCCACAAGAAAGCGCATTAG
- a CDS encoding cytochrome P450 family protein, producing the protein MTEPVTQEQLLQDPHPIYARLRSTAPVSRLQLMMTDTTAWLVTSYAEAREAFTHSDLSRDQMRHNQDTWLEERVRTAMNSHMLNADPPDHTRLRRLVTKVFTMRRINSLEPRITEIADGLLDRVATGEPVDLIDAYAFPLPMQVICELLGVPGDDRDDFRAWSNIVLAGAFAGPEKMQEAARAMIAYIRRLLAAKRESPADDLLSDLVQVRDEDDTLSEDELIAMVFLLLVAGHETTVNLIGNGLYQLLLHPDQLARLRADRSLVPSAVEEILRYEGPLRMALPRFAVDDFELGGQQIHMGDMVFISTLAANRDSEQFEDAETFDVGRERGPHVAFGHGLHFCLGAPLARLEGRIAFDRLLDHFGDIAFAADPDTLTWRPSGLLRGLQKLPVMVTPAATG; encoded by the coding sequence ATGACCGAGCCAGTGACGCAGGAGCAGCTGCTGCAGGACCCGCATCCGATCTACGCGCGGCTGCGCTCCACGGCACCGGTCAGCCGGCTCCAGCTGATGATGACCGACACCACCGCCTGGCTGGTCACCTCGTACGCGGAGGCCCGTGAGGCCTTCACGCACTCGGACCTGTCCCGCGACCAGATGCGGCACAACCAGGACACCTGGCTGGAGGAGCGCGTACGCACCGCGATGAACTCGCACATGCTCAACGCCGACCCGCCGGACCACACGCGGCTGCGCCGGCTGGTCACCAAGGTATTCACCATGCGGCGGATCAACTCACTGGAGCCGCGGATCACCGAGATCGCCGACGGCCTGCTGGACCGGGTGGCGACCGGCGAGCCGGTCGACCTCATCGACGCGTACGCGTTTCCGCTGCCGATGCAGGTGATCTGCGAGCTGCTCGGCGTGCCGGGCGACGACCGCGACGACTTCCGCGCGTGGTCCAACATCGTGCTGGCCGGTGCCTTCGCCGGGCCGGAGAAGATGCAGGAAGCCGCGCGCGCCATGATCGCGTACATCCGGCGGCTGCTGGCGGCCAAGCGCGAGTCGCCGGCCGACGACCTGCTTTCGGACCTGGTCCAGGTGCGCGACGAAGACGACACGCTCTCCGAGGACGAGCTGATCGCGATGGTGTTCCTGCTGCTCGTGGCCGGTCACGAGACGACCGTCAACCTGATCGGCAACGGCCTCTACCAGCTGCTGCTGCATCCGGACCAACTGGCGCGGCTGCGCGCCGATCGGTCGCTGGTGCCGTCGGCGGTCGAGGAGATCCTGCGCTATGAAGGGCCGTTGCGGATGGCGCTGCCGCGCTTCGCGGTGGACGACTTCGAGCTCGGCGGCCAGCAGATCCACATGGGCGACATGGTGTTCATCTCGACGCTGGCGGCCAACCGCGACAGCGAACAGTTCGAGGACGCGGAGACCTTCGACGTCGGACGTGAGCGCGGCCCGCACGTCGCCTTCGGCCACGGCCTGCATTTCTGCCTCGGCGCGCCGCTCGCGCGGCTGGAAGGCCGGATCGCCTTCGACCGGCTGCTCGACCACTTCGGCGACATCGCCTTCGCCGCCGACCCGGACACGCTCACCTGGCGGCCGAGCGGACTGCTGCGCGGACTTCAGAAGCTGCCGGTGATGGTCACACCGGCAGCCACTGGCTGA
- a CDS encoding sterol carrier family protein, giving the protein MPPRRRLDPESAAEVAAAFDRGETPDRDLQRRATRHLLAVLAEKAPGHAVEVRVPPYGAVQCGEGPRHTRGTPPNVVETDPLTWLQLALGRRTFADAKDAGKVSASGNRADLSQWLPV; this is encoded by the coding sequence ATGCCACCGCGCCGCCGCCTCGACCCTGAATCAGCGGCCGAGGTGGCCGCCGCGTTCGACCGTGGCGAAACGCCGGACCGGGATCTCCAGCGCCGCGCCACCCGCCACCTGCTCGCCGTGCTCGCGGAGAAGGCGCCGGGACACGCGGTGGAGGTACGCGTGCCGCCGTACGGTGCCGTGCAGTGCGGCGAGGGTCCCCGGCACACCAGGGGGACCCCGCCGAACGTCGTCGAGACCGATCCGCTGACCTGGCTCCAGCTCGCCCTCGGCCGCCGTACGTTCGCCGACGCAAAGGACGCCGGAAAGGTGTCGGCCAGCGGAAACCGGGCCGACCTCAGCCAGTGGCTGCCGGTGTGA
- a CDS encoding dihydrofolate reductase family protein has translation MRTFKLQAQVTIDGFMGGPDGEMDWLTFDWSPDLKAHVGAMTEAADLMVLGRNLADGFIPAWEARPAGESDKAIDWMIDTPKVIVSTTLTEPPRPNTTIATDVVATVKELKARDGGDIITYGGATLVHALIANDLLDELHLFVNPVAIGKGLPVFPGAEAAQRFELLSAKAFECGVAELVYAPKR, from the coding sequence ATGCGTACTTTCAAGCTGCAGGCCCAGGTCACCATCGACGGCTTCATGGGCGGACCGGACGGCGAGATGGACTGGCTGACCTTCGACTGGTCGCCGGACCTCAAGGCTCACGTCGGCGCGATGACCGAGGCGGCCGACCTGATGGTGCTCGGCCGCAACCTCGCCGACGGCTTCATCCCGGCCTGGGAGGCCCGGCCGGCCGGCGAGTCCGACAAGGCCATCGACTGGATGATCGACACGCCGAAGGTGATCGTCTCGACCACTCTCACCGAGCCGCCGCGGCCGAACACCACGATCGCGACCGACGTGGTCGCGACGGTCAAGGAGCTGAAGGCGCGGGACGGCGGCGACATCATCACCTACGGCGGCGCGACGCTCGTACACGCGCTGATCGCCAACGACCTGCTGGACGAGCTGCACCTCTTCGTCAACCCGGTCGCGATCGGCAAGGGGTTGCCGGTCTTCCCCGGCGCGGAGGCGGCGCAGCGGTTCGAGCTGCTGTCGGCGAAGGCCTTCGAGTGTGGGGTCGCCGAGCTGGTCTACGCGCCGAAGCGCTGA
- a CDS encoding metallophosphoesterase family protein: protein MPSRSVEEIAPEFRPRAPVSWADPIVLAKSGFAAGMTALMRGYSDRRVTQAALFPPADHWEEPPVKAGDEPYWMDFAADIGDGFDATYAVAYALAEPSLRLADTDCPRGQLLVLGGDEVYPTPSQTQYLDRTLRPYALAEHCDQVDANLEVLAIPGNHDWYDGLDAFSELFSPGHWLGARTMNQRHSYFARRLPHGWWVLGADTALDGRLDIAQRDFFATVVAPEIGPRDSVILVLPSPFWVTAAQDGDQESLSVLRFFRDQVCSGGRLRLCVSGDLHHYSRYVDDARKPDEQVQYVTAGGGGAYLLATHDLWRFWAKLDLSGSLRRMRKRRPQWTATVTEAERTAPPGAETAHLVHTYPDRGTSRKLSVQVLWRMFTNWPLGLFFCGIYLIATLVEGHALRAAAAFQVGFGEVLARIAPLCPPTSAGCPPARPGAGPAYGALEFAAALSTSPGVWIIVAILLIACYSVPTHQRLTIRLVLTIGHAIVQAAAFFAVQGLYQWFVNLVAPHSSGPLFVTGYLAWMVIAGYLAGLAVCAVYLLTATAFGANHNELFCAMRLPTYKNFLRLRIKPDGTLTVFPVRIDKPHAFRLLAGRLPKNAFDNYSVDTQLIEEPYEVLPNPLSRK from the coding sequence GTGCCGTCCCGATCCGTGGAGGAGATCGCGCCGGAGTTCCGTCCGCGCGCGCCAGTGTCGTGGGCCGACCCGATCGTGTTGGCCAAGTCCGGCTTCGCGGCCGGGATGACCGCGCTGATGCGCGGATATTCCGACCGCAGAGTCACCCAGGCCGCGCTTTTTCCGCCGGCCGATCACTGGGAGGAGCCGCCGGTCAAGGCCGGCGACGAGCCCTACTGGATGGATTTCGCCGCCGACATCGGCGACGGTTTCGACGCCACCTACGCCGTCGCGTACGCGCTGGCCGAGCCGTCGCTGCGGCTCGCCGACACCGACTGTCCGCGCGGCCAGCTGCTGGTGCTCGGCGGCGACGAGGTCTATCCGACGCCGTCGCAGACTCAGTATCTGGACCGTACGCTCCGGCCGTACGCGCTGGCCGAGCACTGCGACCAGGTCGACGCCAACCTGGAAGTGCTGGCGATTCCGGGAAACCACGACTGGTATGACGGCCTGGACGCGTTCAGCGAGCTGTTCAGTCCGGGTCACTGGCTCGGCGCGCGCACCATGAACCAGCGCCACTCGTATTTCGCTCGCCGGCTGCCGCACGGCTGGTGGGTCCTCGGCGCCGACACCGCGCTGGACGGCCGGCTCGACATCGCGCAACGCGATTTCTTCGCGACCGTGGTGGCGCCGGAGATCGGTCCGCGGGACAGCGTGATCCTGGTGCTGCCGTCGCCGTTCTGGGTGACCGCGGCGCAGGACGGCGACCAGGAAAGCCTCTCGGTGCTGCGATTTTTCCGCGACCAGGTGTGCAGTGGCGGACGGCTGCGGCTGTGCGTCTCCGGGGATCTGCACCATTACAGCCGATACGTGGACGACGCGCGGAAACCGGACGAGCAGGTGCAGTACGTGACCGCCGGCGGCGGTGGCGCGTATCTGCTGGCGACCCACGACTTGTGGCGCTTCTGGGCGAAACTCGACCTGTCCGGCTCGTTGCGCCGGATGCGCAAACGCCGTCCACAGTGGACGGCCACGGTGACCGAGGCGGAGCGGACGGCACCACCCGGCGCCGAGACTGCTCACCTCGTGCACACCTATCCAGATCGTGGGACGTCGCGGAAGCTGAGCGTCCAGGTGCTCTGGCGGATGTTCACCAACTGGCCGCTCGGCCTGTTTTTCTGCGGCATCTACCTGATCGCCACGCTCGTCGAAGGTCACGCGCTGCGCGCCGCGGCGGCGTTCCAGGTCGGTTTCGGTGAGGTGCTGGCCAGGATCGCGCCGCTGTGTCCACCGACCTCGGCCGGATGCCCGCCGGCCAGACCCGGCGCGGGTCCGGCGTACGGCGCGCTGGAGTTCGCCGCCGCGCTGAGCACGTCGCCCGGTGTCTGGATCATCGTGGCGATCCTGTTGATCGCCTGTTATTCGGTGCCGACGCACCAAAGACTGACGATCCGGTTGGTGTTGACGATCGGCCACGCCATTGTCCAGGCGGCCGCGTTTTTCGCCGTACAAGGCCTTTATCAGTGGTTCGTCAACCTGGTGGCCCCGCACTCGTCAGGTCCGCTGTTCGTCACCGGATATCTGGCCTGGATGGTGATCGCCGGATATCTGGCCGGCCTGGCGGTTTGCGCGGTCTATCTGCTGACCGCGACCGCTTTCGGTGCCAACCACAACGAGCTGTTCTGTGCGATGCGGTTGCCGACGTACAAGAACTTCCTGCGGCTGCGCATCAAACCGGACGGAACGCTCACGGTTTTCCCGGTGCGCATCGACAAACCGCACGCCTTCCGGCTGCTGGCCGGCCGGTTGCCGAAGAACGCCTTCGACAACTACTCGGTCGACACACAGCTGATCGAGGAGCCGTACGAGGTGCTGCCCAATCCGCTCAGCCGGAAATGA
- a CDS encoding nitroreductase family deazaflavin-dependent oxidoreductase gives MAEQVVDSPTGWVADHIKQYVESDGKEGHDWRGVPTLLLTVVGRKTGTKRRTALIYGKDGDDYLLVASKGGAPKNPLWYENLVANPDVELQVGSDVFEATARTATAEEKERLWPGLVEIWPDYANYQKKTDRDIPVVILTRK, from the coding sequence ATGGCGGAGCAAGTCGTCGACAGCCCCACCGGCTGGGTGGCAGACCACATCAAGCAGTATGTCGAGAGTGACGGCAAGGAAGGTCACGACTGGCGCGGCGTCCCGACGCTGCTCCTGACCGTGGTCGGCCGCAAGACCGGCACCAAGCGCCGCACCGCGTTGATCTACGGCAAGGACGGCGACGACTATCTGCTCGTCGCGTCCAAGGGCGGTGCGCCGAAAAACCCGCTCTGGTACGAGAACCTCGTCGCGAATCCGGATGTCGAGCTGCAGGTCGGCTCGGACGTCTTCGAAGCCACCGCGCGTACGGCCACCGCCGAGGAGAAGGAGCGTCTCTGGCCGGGGCTGGTGGAGATCTGGCCGGATTACGCCAACTACCAGAAGAAGACCGACCGCGACATCCCCGTCGTCATCCTCACCCGCAAGTAG
- a CDS encoding methyltransferase domain-containing protein, giving the protein MTERYTPGWGTRSVSFMADRRLETHGQFFLPHLTPGLRVLDLGCGPGTITVGIGSAVSPGSVVGVDAGAEARTVGNVRFVRANAYELPFEDGSFDRVFSHALLEHLSEPQRVIAEASRVLARGGVIGVCCPAWDGFLLAPPSESVDAAILAYQNLQAANGGDPRAGRKLGVLLAAAGFVDVRLDARYERYVDAGRIAEYLAEQLPAEPAAALLAWSADPAAMFAQAWVCATARKP; this is encoded by the coding sequence ATGACCGAGCGCTACACACCGGGGTGGGGGACGCGGTCCGTCTCGTTCATGGCGGACCGGCGGCTGGAGACCCACGGCCAGTTCTTCCTGCCACACCTCACACCGGGCCTGCGCGTCCTCGACCTCGGCTGCGGACCGGGCACGATCACCGTCGGCATCGGGTCGGCGGTGAGCCCCGGCTCGGTGGTCGGGGTCGACGCCGGCGCCGAGGCGCGGACCGTCGGAAACGTCCGGTTCGTGCGGGCAAACGCGTACGAGCTGCCGTTTGAGGACGGCTCCTTCGACCGCGTGTTCTCGCATGCGTTGCTCGAGCACCTGTCCGAGCCGCAGCGCGTGATCGCGGAGGCATCACGCGTGCTCGCGCGCGGTGGAGTGATCGGCGTCTGCTGTCCGGCGTGGGACGGTTTCCTGCTGGCGCCGCCGTCGGAGTCGGTGGACGCGGCGATCCTGGCATACCAGAACCTGCAGGCCGCCAATGGTGGCGATCCGCGGGCCGGCCGCAAGCTCGGTGTGCTGCTCGCGGCCGCCGGCTTTGTGGACGTACGGCTGGATGCCCGCTACGAGCGCTATGTGGACGCCGGCCGGATCGCCGAATACCTGGCCGAGCAGCTGCCGGCCGAGCCGGCGGCGGCGTTGCTCGCCTGGTCCGCCGACCCGGCCGCGATGTTCGCTCAGGCCTGGGTGTGCGCGACCGCCCGCAAACCCTGA